In Paralichthys olivaceus isolate ysfri-2021 chromosome 1, ASM2471397v2, whole genome shotgun sequence, the following are encoded in one genomic region:
- the adma gene encoding adrenomedullin a has product MKVIFQSFLYCCLLATVAHCVELEVNSQLKKRLSIWLESRLRRDLDSVSVEKTAEAEHLVRPEDIRDTLLPHSSTDISVRTKRSKNSSSQSRRQGCSLGTCTVHDLAHRLHQLNNKLKIGSAPVDKISPQGYGRRRRSLPAQILSQRQEQDKLRPQWRITDSQVHKLMALLKRT; this is encoded by the exons ATGAAAGTGATCTTCCAGTCCTTCCTCTATTGCTGCCTTCTGGCGACAGTAGCACACTGTGTGGAACTTGAAGTGAATTCACAGTTGAAAAAAAG GCTAAGCATATGGCTGGAGAGCAGACTGAGACGGGATCTTGACAGTGTATCAGTGGAGAAGACAGCAGAGGCTGAGCACTTAGTCAGACCAGAAGATATCAGGGATACCTTGCTGCCACATTCCAG CACTGACATCAGTGTCCGAACCAAGAGGTCGAAAAACTCATCCAGCCAGTCAAGAAGACAAGGTTGTTCACTGGGCACCTGCACAGTGCACGACCTGGCCCACCGCCTGCATCAGCTCAATAACAAGTTGAAGATCGGGAGTGCCCCTGTTGACAAGATCAGCCCGCAGGGATACGGCCGCAGGCGTCGATCTCTCCCAGCGCAAATACTCTCACAGAGACAAGAGCAGGACAAGCTGAGGCCCCAGTGGAGAATAACTGACTCGCAGGTTCACAAGCTTATGGCTCTCCTCAAACGAACATGA